In one Rhodococcus sp. B50 genomic region, the following are encoded:
- a CDS encoding SDR family NAD(P)-dependent oxidoreductase encodes MTSALVTGASRGIGLGIATRLAERGYALTISARGAERLESVADRLREAGAKEVRAVAADLADPEATARVVETHREAFGSMKALILNAGVGTAGSIAEFPARRFDKTVAVNLNAPFALIQASLPLLRAEAENDPARGSKIVALSSITGVYAEAGLAAYGATKAALISLVETLNAEESGNGISASALAPAYVDTDMSDWIKDKIPAESMIEVNDVVEIVDALLKLSSRAVVPKLVLSRAGAGLYTA; translated from the coding sequence GTGACCAGCGCGCTCGTGACCGGAGCATCGCGCGGAATCGGCCTCGGCATCGCGACCCGTCTCGCCGAACGTGGCTACGCACTGACGATCAGCGCCCGCGGAGCCGAACGCCTCGAGAGCGTCGCGGATCGCCTCCGGGAAGCCGGTGCCAAGGAGGTGCGCGCGGTCGCTGCCGATCTCGCCGATCCGGAAGCCACCGCTCGCGTCGTGGAGACGCATCGTGAGGCGTTCGGCTCGATGAAGGCGTTGATCCTGAACGCCGGTGTCGGCACAGCAGGCTCGATCGCCGAGTTCCCGGCCCGACGGTTCGACAAGACCGTCGCCGTGAACCTCAATGCCCCCTTCGCATTGATCCAGGCGTCGCTGCCGTTGCTGCGTGCCGAGGCGGAGAACGATCCGGCACGCGGATCGAAGATCGTTGCGCTCTCGTCGATCACGGGTGTCTATGCCGAGGCCGGTCTCGCAGCCTACGGTGCGACCAAGGCCGCACTGATCTCCCTGGTGGAGACGCTCAATGCGGAGGAGTCGGGCAACGGCATCTCGGCGTCGGCGCTGGCACCCGCCTACGTCGACACCGACATGTCCGACTGGATCAAGGACAAGATCCCGGCCGAGTCCATGATCGAGGTGAACGACGTCGTGGAGATCGTCGACGCGCTGCTGAAGCTGTCGTCGCGGGCCGTCGTGCCCAAGCTCGTGCTGAGCCGCGCGGGCGCGGGTCTCTACACCGCCTGA
- a CDS encoding cytochrome P450 — protein sequence MTKILAAPPAQSQLRPIPGRSGLPGIGHVLEYIRDPLAMMQKHWDRYGEISWFSAAGQRWISVLGPDACQEVLQNKDRAFANGDGWSVLIGPFFHDGLMLLDSEEHLRHRRIMQQAFTRSRLEKTVEVMNPAITEMLDRWVPADGFRAYTALKTLTLDLATDIFMGGAEDSTPAEIEAVKKAFIDCVQAATSIIRYPVPGTRWKRGLDGRRLLEDFFRHYLPARRAQETDDLFSVLCHIESEAGQRFSDDEIVDHMIFLLMAAHDTSTITISTMMQYLGQHPQWQDRCRAESLALGTAIPSHSDLDALASLDLVMKECLRLVSPVPVLARRAVRDTEVRGHFVPAGTYASVAPHFTHHMAEYWPEPERFDPERFADHRREDKVHRYAWEPFGGGVHKCLGMHFAGVEVKAIVHQLLLRFEWHVDPGYVAPLDFTSLPFPSDGQPVDLRLRSTDPDRQAV from the coding sequence GTGACGAAGATCCTGGCCGCTCCCCCCGCCCAGTCACAGCTGCGCCCGATCCCGGGGCGATCGGGGCTGCCCGGCATCGGGCACGTGCTCGAGTACATCCGCGATCCCCTCGCGATGATGCAGAAGCACTGGGACCGCTACGGCGAGATCTCCTGGTTCTCGGCGGCCGGTCAGCGGTGGATCTCGGTGCTCGGTCCCGACGCGTGCCAGGAGGTGCTGCAGAACAAGGACCGAGCATTCGCCAACGGCGACGGCTGGTCGGTGCTGATCGGCCCGTTCTTTCACGATGGCCTCATGCTCCTCGACTCGGAGGAGCACCTGCGCCACCGCCGGATCATGCAACAGGCGTTCACCCGATCACGACTCGAGAAGACCGTCGAGGTCATGAACCCGGCGATCACCGAAATGCTCGACAGGTGGGTTCCTGCCGACGGATTCAGGGCATACACGGCACTGAAGACACTCACCCTCGATCTCGCCACCGACATCTTCATGGGCGGCGCCGAGGACTCCACGCCGGCCGAGATCGAAGCGGTGAAAAAGGCATTCATCGACTGTGTGCAGGCGGCGACCTCGATCATCCGGTATCCCGTACCCGGCACCAGATGGAAGCGGGGACTCGACGGACGCCGCCTTCTCGAGGACTTCTTCCGGCACTACCTACCGGCGCGACGAGCGCAGGAGACCGACGATCTGTTCTCGGTCCTGTGCCATATCGAATCCGAAGCGGGACAACGATTCAGCGACGACGAGATCGTCGATCACATGATCTTCCTGCTGATGGCCGCGCACGACACGTCGACCATCACGATCTCCACGATGATGCAGTATCTCGGGCAGCATCCGCAGTGGCAGGACCGGTGCCGGGCCGAGTCGCTCGCACTGGGCACCGCCATCCCGAGCCATTCCGATCTCGATGCGCTCGCCAGCCTCGATCTGGTGATGAAGGAATGCCTCCGACTGGTTTCCCCTGTCCCGGTCCTCGCACGACGAGCCGTGCGCGACACCGAGGTTCGAGGCCACTTCGTGCCGGCCGGCACGTATGCCTCCGTGGCACCGCACTTCACGCACCACATGGCGGAATACTGGCCGGAGCCAGAACGTTTCGATCCCGAACGCTTCGCGGACCATCGACGCGAGGACAAGGTCCACCGGTACGCGTGGGAGCCTTTCGGTGGGGGCGTGCACAAGTGCCTCGGCATGCACTTCGCCGGGGTCGAGGTCAAGGCGATCGTCCACCAACTGCTGCTGCGCTTCGAGTGGCACGTCGACCCCGGCTACGTCGCCCCGCTCGACTTCACGTCGTTACCGTTCCCGTCAGACGGGCAGCCGGTCGACCTGCGACTGCGGTCGACCGACCCCGACCGTCAGGCCGTGTAG
- a CDS encoding TetR/AcrR family transcriptional regulator, which produces MTSPTPRRYAGLSGEQRVALRREALLEAGLELFAASGKSGATMTAICAHAKLTERYFYESFASRDDLLQKVLDKIADEVREAVLASLRTGTGTLEQLVRNAIASFVEILTDDPRKGRVALIESAGFEPLRTHRRASLRSFAQMVADEATRMYGDRAWPPERGEISGLLFVGGLAELVTAWLNDEIAIAPEDIVEAATHQFLSTAHR; this is translated from the coding sequence ATGACTTCCCCCACGCCCCGCCGCTATGCCGGTCTGAGCGGTGAGCAACGTGTCGCGTTGCGGCGTGAAGCACTGCTCGAGGCAGGTCTGGAACTGTTCGCGGCCTCGGGGAAGAGCGGTGCCACCATGACCGCGATCTGTGCCCACGCCAAGTTGACGGAGCGGTACTTCTACGAGAGCTTCGCCAGCAGGGACGATCTGTTGCAGAAGGTTCTCGACAAGATCGCAGACGAGGTGCGCGAAGCCGTGCTTGCTTCTCTTCGGACGGGTACGGGGACACTCGAACAACTCGTGCGGAACGCCATCGCGTCGTTCGTCGAGATCCTCACCGACGATCCACGCAAAGGTCGTGTCGCGCTGATCGAGTCCGCCGGCTTCGAACCACTGCGCACCCACAGACGGGCGTCGCTACGAAGTTTCGCCCAGATGGTCGCCGACGAAGCGACCCGCATGTACGGCGACCGGGCGTGGCCGCCGGAGCGGGGAGAGATCAGCGGATTATTGTTCGTCGGCGGCCTGGCAGAACTGGTCACCGCGTGGTTGAACGACGAGATCGCCATCGCGCCCGAGGACATCGTCGAAGCCGCGACCCACCAGTTCCTCTCCACCGCCCACCGGTAG
- a CDS encoding ribulose 1,5-bisphosphate carboxylase large subunit — MISLPVPALGLSVAGSIVDVTRTVLGRTRETAEFALSIPARVESLLDDAESLIDSVESLIRRIDSVVTDATDIVEGVSVAVAQATQVIASTIGVVEEAADAVTRATEIIDSTGGVVRDATAVASDARVVVESAGRSSDAAAELLETYRPLADRAAPLATQFVEEFSSVELHAAIRLIDRLPEITERVDAVLPIMATLDTVSPEIHELLLVAKDVRQAIVGVPGFNFLRRRGEEKETNGDD, encoded by the coding sequence ATGATCTCGCTGCCTGTGCCCGCGCTCGGACTCTCGGTTGCCGGTTCCATCGTCGATGTCACCCGGACCGTGCTCGGACGCACACGCGAGACCGCCGAATTCGCGCTCTCGATCCCGGCGCGGGTGGAAAGCCTGCTCGACGACGCCGAATCACTCATCGACTCCGTCGAGTCGCTGATCCGCCGCATCGACAGCGTGGTCACCGATGCCACCGACATCGTCGAGGGAGTGTCGGTGGCCGTCGCACAGGCGACGCAGGTGATCGCTTCGACCATCGGCGTGGTGGAGGAGGCCGCCGACGCAGTCACGCGCGCAACGGAGATCATCGACTCCACGGGCGGGGTCGTACGCGACGCGACGGCAGTGGCATCGGATGCGCGAGTCGTCGTCGAATCCGCAGGTCGCAGCTCCGATGCCGCCGCGGAACTGCTCGAGACCTACCGCCCTCTCGCCGATCGGGCAGCGCCGCTGGCCACCCAGTTCGTCGAGGAGTTCTCGTCGGTGGAACTGCACGCCGCGATCAGGCTCATCGACCGGCTCCCCGAGATCACCGAGCGGGTGGATGCCGTTCTGCCGATCATGGCCACACTCGACACCGTCTCACCCGAGATCCACGAACTGCTTCTCGTCGCGAAGGACGTCCGCCAGGCCATCGTCGGTGTCCCCGGTTTCAATTTCCTCCGACGGCGCGGGGAGGAGAAGGAGACCAACGGGGACGACTGA
- a CDS encoding methylated-DNA--[protein]-cysteine S-methyltransferase, with amino-acid sequence MTALRTHTVIDSPIGELTLVNTDGVLSGVYMAEHRPAPDRTGFGEQTTDGFDEAITQFAEYFAGRRTRFTVPTAPVGTPFQREVWESLKMIEYGTTRTYSEIALALGRPTAVRAVAAANARNPLCIIVPCHRVIGSGGKLTGYAGGIERKRFLLDQEAQMLRSGDAGVPADTHVPA; translated from the coding sequence GTGACCGCATTGCGCACCCACACCGTGATCGACTCACCGATCGGCGAGCTGACATTGGTGAACACAGACGGCGTCCTGAGCGGCGTGTACATGGCCGAGCATCGCCCCGCGCCCGATCGCACCGGTTTCGGCGAGCAGACGACCGACGGTTTCGACGAGGCGATCACCCAGTTCGCGGAGTACTTCGCGGGTCGTCGTACTCGGTTCACCGTCCCGACAGCTCCCGTCGGAACCCCTTTCCAGCGCGAGGTGTGGGAGTCGCTGAAGATGATCGAGTACGGCACCACACGCACCTACTCGGAGATCGCACTCGCCCTCGGCCGGCCTACCGCGGTACGGGCGGTGGCCGCGGCCAATGCCCGCAACCCCCTCTGCATCATCGTCCCGTGCCATCGCGTCATCGGCAGCGGCGGCAAGCTCACGGGATATGCCGGCGGCATCGAGCGCAAACGCTTCCTGCTCGACCAGGAGGCGCAGATGCTGCGCTCCGGCGATGCCGGTGTCCCTGCCGATACCCATGTCCCTGCCTGA
- a CDS encoding RNA polymerase sigma factor: MSLPDHTPRTSLPPFEEVVTRHGATVLRVCRALLGTVDADDAWSETFLAALRAYPELPPGSNVEAWLVTIAHRKAVDIHRVRGRTPVPIETLPEPTSTTGNPGEGDDELWTAVAELPFTQRAALVYHYVGGLPYAEIGTILGNSPAAARRAAADGRAALRRRIEYGTGCRS, encoded by the coding sequence ATGTCCCTGCCTGATCACACACCGCGGACGAGCCTCCCACCCTTCGAGGAGGTGGTCACCCGCCACGGCGCGACGGTCCTCCGGGTCTGCCGTGCACTGCTCGGAACTGTCGACGCCGACGACGCCTGGTCCGAGACCTTCCTCGCGGCATTGCGCGCGTATCCCGAACTTCCGCCGGGCAGCAATGTCGAAGCGTGGCTCGTGACCATCGCGCACCGGAAGGCCGTCGACATCCACCGCGTGCGCGGGCGCACCCCGGTACCCATCGAGACACTGCCCGAACCCACGTCGACGACGGGGAATCCCGGTGAGGGCGACGACGAGCTGTGGACCGCGGTCGCAGAGCTTCCCTTCACACAACGGGCGGCGTTGGTCTACCACTACGTCGGGGGCTTGCCCTACGCCGAGATCGGCACGATCCTCGGCAACAGTCCGGCTGCGGCGCGTCGCGCGGCAGCCGACGGGCGGGCGGCGTTGCGTCGTCGGATCGAATACGGAACAGGATGTCGCTCATGA
- a CDS encoding methylated-DNA--[protein]-cysteine S-methyltransferase encodes MSLMNFPQPSVGSADLAWLREKLVLDAEAAGLLDVAFRVVDTPVGPLLLATTTVGLVRVAYVADGSDAVLDELSRRISPRVLDAPRRLDLVVRQLDEYFAGTRTHFDLPLDLRLADGFRREVITRLPDIEYGRTASYAEIAAAAGSPRAVRAVGTACAKNPLPVVVPCHRVVRSDGSMGQYVGGVEAKKTLLQLESVA; translated from the coding sequence ATGTCGCTCATGAACTTTCCACAGCCCTCGGTCGGATCGGCCGACCTCGCATGGTTGCGGGAGAAGCTCGTACTCGACGCCGAGGCGGCCGGACTGCTCGATGTCGCGTTCCGCGTCGTCGACACCCCCGTCGGCCCGCTCCTGCTGGCCACTACCACCGTCGGACTCGTGCGGGTCGCCTATGTCGCCGACGGATCCGACGCCGTGCTCGACGAACTCTCTCGCCGGATCAGTCCGCGCGTCCTCGACGCACCGCGGCGACTCGACCTCGTGGTCCGGCAACTCGACGAATACTTCGCCGGTACGAGGACACATTTCGACCTCCCGCTCGACCTGCGCCTCGCCGACGGATTCCGCCGCGAGGTGATCACGCGACTACCCGACATCGAATACGGGCGCACGGCGAGCTACGCCGAGATCGCGGCCGCCGCCGGCAGCCCTCGGGCAGTGCGGGCGGTCGGTACGGCGTGCGCGAAGAACCCGCTGCCCGTGGTGGTGCCGTGTCATCGGGTGGTGCGCAGCGACGGCAGCATGGGGCAGTACGTCGGGGGAGTCGAAGCGAAGAAAACGCTGTTGCAACTCGAATCGGTGGCATGA
- a CDS encoding DNA-3-methyladenine glycosylase family protein, producing MTTTFRIPVAEPVAVGPMLSSLRSHTVPGYEHHDTATGTHRRAIRTNGGAAHVTVRLGDLATSALEKGGGVRHLEIFVETAGRADAADVGDMIRTWLDLAADPCVVDSAFASDPVLGPLVRTHPGLRVVGTTDWFATAVTTVLGQQVSVAAACTFAGRLVAAFGDDAPGGLRCFPAPHRLAEVEENELRAVIGTTRSRARTVSELARAVADGLGPEHPSFAEDLLALPGIGPWTVDYLALRLGDRDAYPSGDLVLRRALQVTSARDAAERAEQWRPWRAYAVTHLWTHATYSPPESSA from the coding sequence ATGACCACGACCTTTCGCATCCCGGTGGCGGAACCCGTTGCGGTGGGGCCGATGCTGTCGTCGCTGCGAAGTCACACCGTCCCCGGCTATGAACACCACGACACCGCGACCGGCACCCACCGCCGCGCGATCCGCACGAACGGCGGTGCCGCACACGTCACCGTCCGCCTCGGAGATTTGGCGACATCCGCGCTCGAGAAGGGCGGGGGTGTGCGGCATCTCGAGATTTTCGTCGAGACGGCAGGTCGCGCGGACGCCGCCGACGTCGGAGACATGATACGGACGTGGCTCGATCTAGCGGCCGACCCGTGCGTCGTGGATTCGGCGTTCGCGTCCGATCCCGTGCTCGGGCCTCTCGTGCGAACCCACCCCGGTCTGCGCGTGGTCGGTACCACCGACTGGTTCGCCACCGCCGTGACGACGGTGCTCGGGCAGCAGGTGAGTGTCGCTGCGGCATGCACATTCGCAGGGCGTCTCGTCGCGGCATTCGGCGACGACGCACCGGGCGGGCTGCGGTGCTTTCCTGCGCCGCACCGACTCGCCGAAGTCGAGGAGAACGAACTGCGTGCTGTCATCGGCACGACGCGATCTCGTGCCCGCACCGTCTCCGAGCTGGCCCGAGCCGTGGCCGACGGATTGGGTCCGGAACACCCGTCGTTTGCGGAGGATCTTCTCGCGCTCCCCGGTATCGGTCCGTGGACCGTCGACTATCTGGCTCTGCGACTCGGCGACCGCGATGCCTATCCGTCCGGCGATCTCGTTCTCCGACGCGCTCTGCAGGTGACGAGCGCGCGCGACGCCGCTGAGCGGGCCGAGCAGTGGAGGCCGTGGCGAGCCTACGCCGTCACCCATCTGTGGACACACGCCACCTACTCGCCGCCGGAATCCTCGGCATAA
- a CDS encoding bifunctional 3'-5' exonuclease/DNA polymerase, which produces MEHTVWVRTVVVTHPADGRGRRGASIVEVDASGAPLGPIREYPECAAAVATIEAESRPRWVWTSTATVYPELLRAGVRVQRCHDLATTGAILAVREGLPPPAAEESVDERPGLFDAAPAIDVDAVVEQFAHQRRRITGDARLELLTAAESAGTLAAAEMGFDGLPFSAQAHRRLLEDTLGPRPTGYDLPSRIAEVVEEISAVFGRAVNPASHSEVLEAFRREGITVESTRKHVLQRIDHPVVPLLLRHRELSKLYSTNGWHWLDTWVRDDRFRPVYVPGAVVSGRWASRGGGALQIPKALRSSVVADPGRSFVVADAGQLEPRILAAMSGDRRMVAAAGSDDLYAPVAAASFGGDRAKAKVAVLGVLYGATSGDARALLAVLRRSFPTAVDFVERAARAGERGEVVHSWLGRACPPAPEGFHSHGDAHARGRFTRNFVVQATAAEWALCVLAELRRRLTTDPDPTAGDLVFFQHDEVVVHTGNPELASSHITASVEVATRLMFGDTQVRFPMDTAVRAAYAEDSGGE; this is translated from the coding sequence ATGGAGCACACTGTATGGGTGCGCACGGTCGTCGTTACTCATCCTGCGGACGGCCGGGGCCGTCGCGGTGCAAGCATCGTCGAGGTCGACGCATCGGGTGCGCCACTCGGACCGATACGTGAGTATCCCGAATGTGCAGCTGCAGTCGCAACGATCGAAGCCGAATCGCGACCGCGCTGGGTATGGACCTCGACGGCAACCGTCTATCCCGAGCTCCTCCGCGCGGGCGTTCGAGTGCAGCGATGCCACGACCTCGCCACCACCGGCGCCATCCTCGCCGTGCGGGAGGGCCTGCCACCGCCTGCCGCGGAGGAGTCGGTCGACGAGCGGCCCGGTCTCTTCGATGCCGCACCCGCAATCGACGTCGACGCGGTCGTCGAACAATTCGCACATCAGCGTCGGCGCATCACCGGCGATGCCCGCCTGGAACTGCTCACCGCCGCCGAATCGGCCGGCACGCTCGCAGCGGCCGAAATGGGTTTCGACGGGTTGCCGTTCTCGGCGCAGGCGCATCGTCGTTTGCTCGAGGACACACTCGGGCCCCGCCCGACCGGTTACGACCTGCCGAGCCGCATCGCCGAAGTCGTCGAGGAGATCAGCGCTGTCTTCGGCCGCGCCGTGAATCCCGCATCGCACAGCGAGGTGCTCGAGGCGTTCCGTCGCGAGGGCATCACGGTCGAGTCGACCCGCAAGCACGTGTTGCAGCGGATCGACCATCCCGTGGTGCCGCTGCTGCTGCGGCACCGCGAGCTGTCGAAGTTGTACAGCACGAACGGCTGGCATTGGCTCGACACCTGGGTACGCGACGACCGGTTCCGCCCGGTGTACGTTCCGGGCGCCGTCGTCTCGGGTCGGTGGGCGAGTCGAGGCGGTGGCGCTCTGCAGATCCCCAAGGCGTTGCGGTCGAGCGTGGTCGCCGATCCCGGCCGGTCGTTCGTCGTCGCCGACGCCGGCCAGCTCGAACCCCGCATCCTGGCGGCAATGTCGGGTGACCGGCGTATGGTGGCGGCCGCCGGGTCGGACGATCTGTACGCCCCCGTCGCAGCGGCGTCCTTCGGTGGCGACCGCGCGAAGGCGAAGGTCGCGGTGCTCGGCGTGTTGTACGGAGCCACGTCCGGCGACGCGCGTGCCCTGCTTGCGGTGCTGCGTCGCAGTTTTCCGACCGCCGTCGACTTCGTCGAGCGTGCGGCGCGCGCGGGCGAGCGTGGCGAGGTGGTGCATTCGTGGCTGGGGCGGGCGTGCCCACCCGCCCCGGAGGGATTCCATTCGCACGGCGATGCGCACGCGCGCGGGCGCTTCACACGGAACTTCGTCGTGCAGGCCACCGCAGCCGAGTGGGCGCTGTGCGTGCTCGCCGAACTACGTCGGCGACTGACCACCGATCCCGATCCGACCGCCGGCGATCTCGTGTTCTTCCAGCACGACGAAGTCGTGGTGCACACCGGCAATCCGGAACTCGCGTCGTCGCACATCACGGCCTCCGTCGAGGTGGCCACGCGACTGATGTTCGGCGACACGCAGGTTCGTTTCCCGATGGACACCGCGGTGCGCGCCGCTTATGCCGAGGATTCCGGCGGCGAGTAG
- a CDS encoding YhgE/Pip domain-containing protein — MSSTQSSIDPHHSTLRSPRFWLAPFAVVAAVMSALAYFYLGALLDPSENLRQFPMAIVNQDVGDVLPGSDERQNFGDQITEGILDGIDPEEIDLQRMGISAANRGLDDGSLYGAIVIPSDFTKRISILAQASVVPGDIEKPIITLYTNPRTGAFATGIVTTIGDRALTQVNDSVGEQLTETVTATLADTAPDLQLSGAGSLTLAQPIDALTVEHKPLPGGTGAGLSAFFYTLLLILAGFTGATIINAVVDTKLGFVPTEYGPLYIARETTRMSRLQVLALKWGITVVMSLIVSALYVWIATGLGMPAPRALLLWEYGALAISAVGITSLAVMSIFGAAGLLVNLIVFIVLGLPSSGGTIPIEATPRLFEWLSTFEPMHQIYLAVRAILYFDGRADAGLGHGVTMTIVGLVFGLVVGAVVTWIYDRIGFHRAPDAPVRLPWRPSRQHDQDSVLVGDTVHSDHTVDDREDDDRDDPGESSGGERSSDNNGPANEMGDPAARRG; from the coding sequence GTGAGTTCAACCCAGTCGTCCATCGACCCGCACCACAGCACCCTGCGCAGTCCACGCTTCTGGCTCGCGCCCTTCGCTGTCGTCGCGGCAGTGATGAGTGCCTTGGCGTATTTCTACCTCGGCGCACTCCTCGATCCGAGCGAGAACCTGAGACAGTTCCCGATGGCCATCGTCAATCAGGACGTCGGCGATGTGCTGCCCGGATCGGACGAGCGACAGAACTTCGGCGACCAGATCACCGAGGGCATCCTCGACGGCATCGATCCCGAGGAGATCGACCTGCAACGGATGGGGATCTCGGCCGCCAACCGCGGGCTCGACGACGGCAGCCTGTACGGGGCGATCGTCATCCCGAGCGACTTCACCAAACGCATCTCGATCCTCGCGCAGGCCTCGGTGGTTCCCGGCGACATCGAGAAACCGATCATCACCCTGTACACGAACCCCCGCACAGGGGCGTTCGCGACGGGCATCGTCACGACGATCGGCGACCGCGCACTGACCCAGGTGAACGATTCGGTGGGTGAACAGCTGACCGAGACCGTCACCGCCACACTCGCCGACACTGCTCCCGACCTGCAGCTCTCCGGAGCCGGCAGCCTGACGCTGGCTCAACCGATCGATGCGCTCACCGTCGAGCACAAGCCGCTGCCGGGTGGGACGGGCGCGGGTCTGTCCGCCTTCTTCTACACCCTGCTGCTGATCCTGGCCGGCTTCACCGGTGCCACGATCATCAACGCGGTCGTCGACACCAAGCTCGGCTTCGTACCCACTGAATACGGCCCCCTCTACATCGCGAGGGAGACCACCCGGATGTCGCGCCTGCAGGTGCTGGCACTCAAGTGGGGCATCACGGTGGTCATGTCGCTGATCGTCTCGGCGTTGTACGTGTGGATCGCCACCGGCCTCGGTATGCCGGCGCCACGCGCGCTGTTGTTGTGGGAGTACGGGGCCCTCGCGATCTCGGCGGTGGGCATCACGTCACTCGCGGTGATGTCGATCTTCGGCGCGGCGGGCCTGTTGGTGAACCTGATCGTGTTCATCGTGCTCGGACTTCCTTCGTCCGGTGGAACGATCCCGATCGAGGCCACGCCACGACTGTTCGAGTGGCTGTCGACCTTCGAGCCGATGCACCAGATCTATCTCGCGGTGCGCGCCATCCTCTACTTCGACGGACGCGCCGACGCCGGGCTCGGCCACGGTGTGACCATGACGATCGTCGGACTCGTGTTCGGACTGGTCGTCGGCGCCGTCGTGACGTGGATCTACGACCGCATCGGATTCCATCGGGCACCGGACGCACCGGTGAGACTGCCCTGGCGGCCGTCCCGACAGCACGATCAGGATTCGGTGCTCGTGGGCGATACGGTTCATTCGGACCACACCGTCGATGATCGTGAGGACGACGATCGTGACGACCCGGGCGAATCTTCCGGCGGCGAGCGTTCGAGCGACAACAACGGGCCCGCGAACGAAATGGGGGACCCCGCCGCGCGTCGGGGGTAG
- a CDS encoding IclR family transcriptional regulator encodes MSKTLHNGLEILELLARNPHGLSVSEIAENLDVHRTVAHRLVRTLEAHRLCRRDDHKRISLGTGLVTLAESVEQDLRTLARPILEELADSVEATAHLVVRESDTTVRAMMVIEPRRSDVHIAFRPGQVHPLDRGSAGLAILGSMPPRPDERPEVTRARQTGYAVSAGEVVSTTIGISAAVPSRPGGTQAAIGVSVFDATDEARLAAAVVSAASTLGELLR; translated from the coding sequence ATGTCCAAGACGCTCCACAACGGTCTCGAAATCCTGGAACTGCTCGCGCGGAACCCACATGGCCTATCGGTCAGCGAGATCGCCGAGAACCTCGACGTACACCGCACGGTCGCCCACCGACTCGTCCGGACTCTCGAGGCACACCGGCTGTGCCGCCGCGACGACCACAAGCGCATCTCACTGGGCACCGGCCTGGTGACACTCGCCGAATCCGTCGAGCAGGACCTGCGAACCCTCGCGCGACCGATCCTCGAGGAACTCGCCGACAGCGTCGAGGCCACGGCCCACCTCGTGGTCCGCGAGTCCGACACCACGGTGCGCGCGATGATGGTGATCGAACCCCGGCGATCCGATGTTCACATCGCCTTCCGTCCGGGCCAGGTCCATCCGCTGGACCGGGGCTCCGCCGGTCTGGCGATCCTCGGATCCATGCCTCCGCGTCCCGACGAGCGCCCGGAAGTGACCCGGGCGCGACAGACGGGCTATGCGGTCTCCGCCGGCGAGGTCGTATCCACCACCATCGGAATCTCGGCAGCGGTACCGAGCCGTCCCGGGGGCACCCAGGCGGCGATAGGCGTCTCGGTCTTCGATGCCACGGATGAAGCGCGCCTCGCGGCGGCCGTGGTCTCTGCAGCGTCGACCCTCGGCGAGTTGCTCCGGTGA
- a CDS encoding nuclear transport factor 2 family protein — protein sequence MTRTEYVDAAVLAHIHQLYGRQSHLIDEGSAREWAETFTADGEFCSPSYPAPVAGTAELVAFAERFHVGAQAAGEVHRHVVTNLAAYRVDDDTLRVRAYLQITATVRGGESRLVRFTTIDDSLVRTGGEWRIARRIVSRDDS from the coding sequence ATGACACGGACCGAATACGTGGACGCGGCGGTTCTCGCTCATATCCACCAGCTCTACGGGCGACAGAGCCACCTCATCGACGAGGGCTCTGCGCGCGAGTGGGCCGAAACGTTCACCGCCGACGGCGAGTTCTGCTCGCCCAGTTACCCCGCCCCCGTGGCAGGTACCGCCGAGCTCGTGGCCTTCGCCGAGCGCTTCCACGTCGGCGCGCAGGCAGCAGGTGAAGTGCACCGGCACGTCGTCACCAACCTCGCGGCCTACCGCGTCGACGACGACACCCTCCGTGTACGCGCCTACCTGCAGATCACGGCCACCGTTCGTGGGGGCGAATCTCGGCTCGTCCGGTTCACCACCATCGACGACAGCCTCGTGCGCACCGGCGGTGAATGGCGCATAGCCCGCCGCATCGTCTCCCGCGACGACAGTTGA